A section of the Oscarella lobularis chromosome 15, ooOscLobu1.1, whole genome shotgun sequence genome encodes:
- the LOC136195881 gene encoding uncharacterized protein has translation MSSTGPSSRWGHVVVIIDHEMLLWGGEAMRESTGEKFFCSQDVIECLNLSTSEWNQRRAISNIPQSDIPHPCRNARIGVVQNRDIYQFGGFYFSSDRRRVYSNDVHKLHGSTLEWQRIHSNDQSTPSGRTDHGMCVLGKKGDEHLVIMGGYGTTIVSAIPDGSQFIPSSHYPNRGRNNEVWLFCIRKRNWIPAQCTGKKPHPRSGHSFTTVDINRAILIGGGDETKYFDDIYVFHLSSMMWIQVHLDGPHHLLPLEGHSTSVVDIPGLGQCAIVSWGVTNGNRMVSIAQLIVIDSQQCHKVTLTDKVIRTVYQSTCSLLRKDDLFLIGFGGTDDFKTWKPVALLDILNLDLKSDVFKGISETSSSRVPMNLESCPLPCQITDPRDAEQEQVSLEDPSLEIDQEALKYNEETDFIGSGGYGEVYKATLKRNEEEQTVAVKVFKSFKRRRAKKECDDFKKEASILLRIPPHRFIINLIGRCTNVGHYALITAFVNGGNLHEILSSDDAAIQRMEVRISIAKQIAIGMVHLHYNRPPIIHYDLKAVNILVEKKGDDLICKICDFGLSKIADGSAVTSDQAPGSTPKGTVAYIAPERYRAEFHEGGSRRVKIEEARKADVYSYGVLLWEIRERRPPYKGVPNVVVHSEVQKGTRLPEGQAASQAPPHYTSLLYKCTDLSPDARPTFREAVWILEGDTSVLELAKDGDH, from the exons ATGTCTTCCACGGGTCCCTCATCTCGATGGGGACACGTCGTTGTCATTATCGATCATGAAATGCTTCTTTGGGGAGGAGAAGCGatgagagaatcgacgggagAGAAGTTCTTTTGCTCTCAGGATGTGATCGAGTGTTTGAATCTTTCTACGAGTGAATGGAATCAACGACGAGCAATATCGAACATCCCCCAATCCGACATTCCTCATCCATGTCGCAACGCACGAATTGGTGTCGTCCAAAATCGggacatttatcaatttggtggTTTCTACTTCTCGTCTGATCGCCGTCGTGTCTATTCGAACGATGTTCACAAATTGCATGGGTCGACGTTGGAATGGCAACGAATCCATTCCAATGACCAATCAACGCCCAGCGGGAGAACGGACCATGGAATGTGCGTGttagggaagaaaggagacgaacatctCGTCATCATGGGCGGATACGGAACAACGATTGTTTCAGCAATACCAGACGGATCTCAATTCATTCCTTCTTCACATTATCCTAACAGGGGGAGGAACAATGAAGTTTGGTTGTTTTGCATCCGAAAGA ggaattggattccagctcaatgcacaggaaaaaaaccacATCCTCGATCCGGACATTCTTTCACTACTGTTGATATTAATCGGGCGATTCTCATTGGCGGTGGTGATGAAACAAAGTATTTCGATGATATTTATGTTTTTCATTTAAGCTCAATG ATGTGGATCCAAGTTCATTTGGATGGACCACATCATCTTCTTCCCTTAGAGGGTCATTCAACTAGTGTTGTTGATATTCCCGGATTAGGACAATGTGCTATCGTCTCATGGGGAGTGACCAATGGCAATAGAATGGTCTCTATTGCTCAGTTAATTGTCATTGATTCTCAACAATGTCATAAA GTTACGTTGACTGATAAGGTTATACGAACTGTATATCAGTCGACGTGTTCTCTATTGAGAAAAGATGATCTATTTCTAATCGGATTTGGAGGAACAGATGATTTCAAAACATGGAAACCAGTGGCCCTGTTAGACATTTTAAACTTAG ATTTGAAATCAGACGTCTTTAAAGGTATTTCCgaaacgtcatcatcacGTGTCCCAATG AACTTGGAGTCATGTCCGCTTCCGTGTCAAATAACCGATCCCCGTGACGCAGAGCAGGAACAA GTATCCCTTGAGGATCCATCTCTTGAAATAGATCAAGAGGCACTCAAATACAACGAGGAGACCGATTTCATTGGCTCAGGTGGATACGGAGAAGTCTACAAAGCGacgctgaaaagaaacgaggaaGAGCAAACGGTCGCTGTCAAAGTATTCAAGAGtttcaaacgaagaagagcaaaaaa AGAGTGCGACGATTTCAAGAAGGAAGCATCCATTCTTCTCCGAATCCCTCCTCATCGTTTCATCATTAATTTGATTGGACGTTGCACCAACGTCGGACACTACGCTCTTATAACGGCGTTTGTGAACGGAGGAAACTTGCATGAGATCCTCTCTTCCGACGATGCGGCGATTCAAAGGATGGAGGTGAGAATATCGATTGCAAAACAAATTGCAATTGGTATGGTTCATCTCCACTACAATCGTCCTCCTATCATCCACTACGATTTAAAAGCGGTCAacattctcgtcgaaaaaaaggGTGACGACTTAATTTGCAAG ATTTGTGACTTTGGTCTGTCGAAAATTGCGGATGGCAGCGCTGTGACGAGCGATCAAGCGCCTGGATCGACTCCTAAGGGCACCGTTGCCTACATCGCCCCTGAGCGATATCGCGCCGAATTTCACGAAGGCGGAAGTCGACGTGTAAAGATAGAAGAAGCCAGAAAAGCCGACGTGTACAGTTACGGAGTCTTATTGTGGGAAATTCGCGAAAGAAGGCCACCCTACAAAG GCGTTCCAAACGTTGTGGTTCATTCCGAAGTTCAAAAGGGTACCAGACTTCCCGAGGGCCAAGCAGCGTCCCAAGCTCCGCCACACTACACTAGTCTTTTGTATAAGTGCACCGATTTGAGTCCGGACGCGAGGCCAACGTTTCGAGAAGCGGTTTGGATTCTTGAAGGCGACACGAGTGTTTTAGAACTTGCAAAGGATGGCGACCACTAA
- the LOC136196230 gene encoding transcription factor XE1.1-like, translating into MRKPQRRTSSPRPSCATHRIDFSGSRLTDGSSGYGFDRFFVRKWVYSYADCISTSFPKRLKKNQSASGRKRLGTGGGVDGTGGNNAIGPDDQQRVKQAKEQERRSANNARERIRVKDINEAFKELGRMCAMHLEADKAQTKLNILHQAVAVITNLENQVRDRNLNPKAACLKRREEERSIDMNRSMCDYPNDPDNEYPNGPTGL; encoded by the exons ATGCGCAAGCCGCAGCGTCGAACTTCTTCGCCTCGTCCTTCGTGCGCGACGCATCGGATCGATTTTTCGGGCTCTCGTTTGACCGACGGATCGTCTGGTTATGGTTTCGACCGCTTTTTCGTG CGCAAATGGGTGTATTCGTACGCTGACTGCATTTCAACATCGTTTCCAAAGCgtttgaagaaaaatcagAGCGCAAGCggaagaaaacgtcttggaacaggaggaggagtagACGGAACAGGAGGCAACAACGCAATCGGACCAGACGATCAACAACGCGTTAAACAGGCCAAAGAACAAGAGAGACGAAGTGCAAATAACGCCAGAGAAAG GATTCGAGTAAAGGATATCAATGAAGCGTTTAAGGAATTGGGTCGCATGTGTGCCATGCATTTGGAAGCGGATAAAGCTCAGACGAAATTGAATATTCTACACCAAGCCGTAGCCGTAATAACAAATCTCGAAAATCAAGTCAGag accGTAATTTGAATCCGAAAGCGGCGTGTctaaaacgacgagaagaagagcgttCTATTGATATGAACAGGTCCATGTGTGACTATCCCAATGAC
- the LOC136195880 gene encoding uncharacterized protein: MSSTGPSSRWGHVAVIIDQEMLLWGGRAMRDSTGEKFFCSQDVIECLNLSTSEWNQRRAISNISQFDIPHPCVCARIGVVQNRDIYQFGGGYLSSDDRLVFSNDVHKLDGLTLEWERIHSNDQSTPSGRSGHGMCVLGKKGDEHLVMMGGYGTKIVSPIRDGSQFIPNSKYPDRGRNNEVWLFCIRKRNWIPAQCTGKKPHPRDAHSFTAIDINRAILIGGSDETNYFNDIYVFNLNSMEWIQVDLDGPRHLLPLAGHSTSVVDIPGLGPCAIVLWGVTNDDRMVSIAHFIFIDSQQCYIVTLTDKVILTIFQSTCFLLRKDDLFLIRFGGTNDLTTLKPVALLDILKFDLKSDGFKDISISSLSRVPIRLESCPLPYQITDPHNAEQDQISLLDPSLQIERDELTYDETECVGSGAYGEVFKATLKKNEKEQTVAVKVFINFRRLRNKKECDNFKKEASILLRIAPHRFIVDLIGLCAAPRHFALVTAFVSGGNLHELLSSDDAVIQRMEARICIAKQIAIGMVHLHYNRPPLIHYDLKSENVLVEKTADGFICKICDFGLSKMSGVSNLTSRRSAGETPSGTIAHIAPERYREVPYESRDERVKIEKARKTDVYSYGVLLWEIREKVLPHKDLPVTVVHCKAERGDKLPEGRATFQAPPHYNLLLYKCTAFDPDVRPTFREAVWILQGDTELLELPIQISETLV; encoded by the exons ATGTCTTCCACGGGTCCCTCATCTCGATGGGGACACGTCGCTGTCATTATCGATCAAGAGATGCTTCTTTGGGGAGGAAGAGCGATGAGAGACTCGACGGGAGAGAAGTTCTTTTGCTCTCAGGATGTGATCGAGTGTTTGAATCTTTCGACGAGTGAATGGAATCAACGACGAGCAATATCGAACATCTCCCAATTCGACATTCCTCATCCATGTGTCTGTGCACGAATCGGTGTCGTCCAAAATCGggacatttatcaatttggtggTGGCTACTTGTCGTCTGATGACCGTCTTGTCTTTTCGAACGATGTTCACAAATTGGATGGATTGACGTTGGAATGGGAACGAATCCATTCCAATGACCAATCAACGCCCAGCGGGAGATCAGGACATGGAATGTGCGTGttagggaagaaaggagacgaacatctCGTCATGATGGGCGGATACGGAACAAAGATTGTTTCACCAATACGAGATGGATCTCAATTCATTCCTAATTCAAAATATCCTGACAGGGGGAGGAACAATGAAGTTTGGTTGTTTTGCATCCGAAAGA ggaattggattccagctcaatgcacaggaaaaaaaccacATCCTCGAGACGCACATTCCTTCACTGCAATTGATATTAATCGAGCAATTCTCATTGGCGGTTCTGATGAAACAAATTATTTCAATGATATTTATGTTTTTAATTTGAACTCAATG GAGTGGATTCAAGTTGATTTGGATGGACcacgtcatcttcttccCTTAGCTGGTCATTCAACTAGTGTTGTTGATATTCCCGGATTAGGACCATGTGCTATCGTCTTATGGGGAGTCACCAATGACGATAGAATGGTCTCTATTGCtcatttcatttttattgattctcAACAATGTTATATA GTTACGTTGACTGATAAGGTTATACTAACTATATTTCAGTCGACGTGTTTTCTATTGAGAAAAGATGATCTATTTCTAATACGATTTGGAGGAACAAATGATTTAACAACATTGAAACCAGTGGCCCTGTTAGacattttaaaatttg ATTTGAAATCAGATGGCTTCAAAGATATTTCCATATCGTCATTGTCACGTGTCCCAATA CGCTTGGAGTCGTGTCCGCTTCCTTATCAAATAACTGATCCTCATAACGCAGAGCAGGACCAA ATATCTCTTCTTGATCCTTCTCTCCAAATTGAGCGAGATGAACTTACGTACGACGAAACAGAATGCGTTGGCTCAGGTGCATATGGAGAAGTCTTCAAAGCGAcactgaaaaagaacgaaaaagaacaaaCGGTTGCTGTCAAAGTCTTCATCAATTTCAGAAGATTAAGAAATAAGAA AGAGTGCGATAATTTCAAGAAGGAAGCATCCATTCTTCTTCGAATCGCACCTCATCGTTTCATCGTCGATTTAATTGGACTCTGCGCAGCTCCCAGACACTTCGCTCTTGTAACGGCGTTTGTGAGCGGAGGCAACTTGCACGAGCTTCTCTCTTCGGACGATGCAGTCATTCAAAGGATGGAGGCGAGAATATGTATTGCAAAACAAATTGCAATCGGTATGGTCCATCTCCACTACAATCGTCCTCCTCTTATTCACTACGACCTAAAATCGGAAAACGTCTTGGTGGAAAAAACAGCCGATGGCTTCATTTGCAAG atttgcgACTTCGGTTTGTCTAAAATGTCTGGTGTCAGCAATCTGACGAGCCGTCGATCGGCCGGAGAAACTCCATCAGGCACCATCGCGCACATTGCACCGGAGCGATATCGTGAGGTTCCTTACGAATCTCGAGACGAGCGTGTGAAGATAGAGAAAGCAAGAAAAACCGACGTGTACAGCTACGGAGTTTTGCTGTGGGAAATTCGTGAAAAAGTTCTACCCCACAAAG ACTTGCCGGTCACAGTAGTTCACTGCAAAGCTGAGCGCGGTGATAAACTTCCAGAGGGCAGAGCAACATTCCAAGCTCCACCACACTACAACCTTCTTTTGTATAAGTGCACCGCTTTTGATCCGGATGTGAGGCCAACGTTTCGAGAAGCGGTTTGGATACTGCAAGGCGACACCGAGCTTTTAGAACTCCCAATTCAAATCAGCGAA ACGTTGGTTTAA